A portion of the Punica granatum isolate Tunisia-2019 chromosome 7, ASM765513v2, whole genome shotgun sequence genome contains these proteins:
- the LOC116214105 gene encoding probable calcium-binding protein CML27, whose protein sequence is MSATPATESAAGDGAKTNGNSASFHVQGMSDAELQKVFNQFDTNGDGKISAAELSQVLSAMGSVTSKEDIQRAMEEIDSDRDGYINLPEFAALCRSNSSGESDLRDAFNLYDQDRNGLISASELHLVLNRLNMGCSVEDCVRMIKSVDYDGDGNVNFAEFKKMMTAGSLSNGAAV, encoded by the exons ATGTCAGCGACTCCAGCTACGGAATCCGCTGCCGGTGACGGCGCTAAGACAAACGGAAATTCCGCCTCTTTCCACGTCCAGGGCATGTCCGACGCCGAGCTCCAGAAGGTCTTCAACCAGTTCGACACCAACGGCGACGGCAAGATCTCCGCCGCCGAGCTCTCTCAG GTGCTCTCCGCCATGGGCTCCGTCACGTCAAAGGAAGACATCCAGCGTGCGATGGAGGAGATCGACAGCGACCGCGACGGCTACATCAACCTGCCTGAGTTCGCCGCCCTCTGCCGATCCAACTCCTCTGGGGAGTCCGACCTCCGCGACGCCTTCAATCTCTACGATCAGGACAGGAACGGACTCATCTCTGCGTCCGAGCTGCACCTGGTGCTGAACCGCCTGAACATGGGCTGCTCCGTGGAGGACTGCGTGAGGATGATCAAGTCGGTGGACTATGACGGCGACGGGAATGTCAACTTCGCGGAATTCAAGAAGATGATGACCGCCGGTTCCCTGTCCAACGGCGCTGCGGTGTAG